A section of the Trichomycterus rosablanca isolate fTriRos1 chromosome 6, fTriRos1.hap1, whole genome shotgun sequence genome encodes:
- the LOC134317153 gene encoding general transcription factor II-I repeat domain-containing protein 2-like: MSKRRKVDDECRVFQEKRTTDFFFVEVKGKPVCLICGESLAVLKKNNIERHHTTKHAKYSTLQGSERAEKIKVLKHNLIAQQTSFTRPRKELDSVTEA, translated from the coding sequence ATGTCGAAGCGCAGGAAAGTTGATGATGAATGTCGCGTCTTTCAAGAAAAAAGGACAACggatttcttttttgtagaagtGAAAGGAAAACCAGTATGTTTAATTTGTGGAGAATCTCTCGCTgttctaaagaaaaataatattgaaaGACATCATACCACCAAACACGCAAAGTATAGCACTCTGCAGGGATCGGAACGAGCGGAGAAAATAAAGGTGCTCAAACATAATTTGATTGCACAGCAAACTTCCTTCACACGACCCAGAAAGGAACTGGACAGTGTGACTGAG